The DNA sequence ATCGGATACCACATGCTTCAGGGGGCAAATTCAAAATTACATACAGCCAAAGAGAGTTTTGATACAGACATAGCAGTATCGCCCCTCGCCGTGCCTCTACTTGCCGGGCCTGGAACCATAGCAACGGCTATGAATTACTCGGCAACAGGTGGGTGGCTGGAAATTGTAATCACGGTTTTTACATTTCTGGCGCTGTGCTTTATTACTTTCTTTTGTTTTATTTACAGCTCAAAAATACTCGCTTACGTAGGCAAAAACGGGCTGGGAATGGTCACGCGCCTGATGGGGCTGATTCTGGCAGTCATAGGGGTTCAGATGTTAATAGAAGGGTTGAATGCCGCAATCCATATTTCGCCATTTACAGGCTGACCGGGCATTCACCCCAAAGCACATACGATAAGGTGCCTGGTCTATGCGGGCTCACCAAACCGTGTTTCGTCACTCGACTTCAGTGCAAGAAAGACAATCAAAACAATCATGCCGATCAAGGGAATAAGCACAATCAGCTGCCACCAGCCAGAGCGGTTGGTATCGTGTAGTCGACGGGTAGCGTAAGCAATACTGGGAACCAGCATTACCAAAGAAAAAATTGCTGAAATAAAGTATGTCCCCAACACAAAATCAACGCAGCTCAGAATTACGTAGATAACAATATAGATAAGAAAAAACATCCAATATTGTTGGCGAGTTGCTCGCCCGCTGAAGTTTGCATAATTACGAAATGCGTCCAGAAAATGCTCCATTCGACTACTCCT is a window from the Marinobacter sp. ANT_B65 genome containing:
- a CDS encoding MarC family protein, encoding MNPLLEHALSVFMAFFAIMNPVANTAVFLGLTNDTNKIEQRKIATRSLIITFLVILLFAVLGKTIFHLFGISLPALRITGGILVFLIGYHMLQGANSKLHTAKESFDTDIAVSPLAVPLLAGPGTIATAMNYSATGGWLEIVITVFTFLALCFITFFCFIYSSKILAYVGKNGLGMVTRLMGLILAVIGVQMLIEGLNAAIHISPFTG
- a CDS encoding DUF805 domain-containing protein codes for the protein MEHFLDAFRNYANFSGRATRQQYWMFFLIYIVIYVILSCVDFVLGTYFISAIFSLVMLVPSIAYATRRLHDTNRSGWWQLIVLIPLIGMIVLIVFLALKSSDETRFGEPA